One stretch of Candidatus Binatia bacterium DNA includes these proteins:
- the kdpB gene encoding potassium-transporting ATPase subunit KdpB, with protein MAKATTLSLFDRAIVQRAIIDSFYKLNPRTLVRNTVMFVVEVVAAVTTILFVRDLAGGPHAQPAFVGQIAAWLWFTVLFANFAEAIAEGRGKAQADTLRRTKTETMAKRLRDGKRSDYELVSAASLRRGDVVIVEVGDNIPGDGDVIEGIASVDESAITGESAPVIRESGGDRSAVTGGTRVLSDWIKVRITSNPGETFLDRMIALVEGARRQKTPNEIALSILLVGMTIIFLLATATIEMFASYAGTTISVTVLIALLVTLIPTTIGGLLSAIGIAGMDRLVKYNVLAMSGRAVEAAGDVDTLLLDKTGTITLGNRMATEFVPVSGVTEHELADAAQLASLSDETPEGRSIVVLAKERYGLRAREVADLGGHFIPFTAQTRMSGVDLDGAEIRKGAVDAVLAFVASKNGKHFQPPPGLATIADRIAKSGGTPLAVAKNERLLGVIHLKDVIKGGIRDRFAELRNMGIRTVMITGDNPVTAAAIAAEAGVDDFLAQATPENKLALIRQEQAKGKLVAMCGDGTNDAPALAQADVGVAMNTGTSAAKEAGNMVDLDSNPTKLLEIVEIGKQLLITRGSLTTFSIANDVAKYFAIIPAMFVATYPQLNALNVMRLGTPQSAILSAIIFNALIIIALIPLALRGVKYRPLGAAAILRRNLFIYGIGGLVVPFIGIKVIDLLVTALGWA; from the coding sequence ATGGCTAAGGCAACCACGCTCTCGCTATTCGATCGCGCCATCGTCCAACGGGCGATCATCGACTCGTTCTACAAGCTCAATCCACGCACGCTGGTGCGGAACACCGTCATGTTCGTGGTCGAGGTCGTGGCCGCCGTGACCACCATTCTCTTCGTGCGCGACCTCGCCGGCGGCCCGCACGCCCAGCCCGCCTTCGTCGGGCAGATCGCCGCTTGGCTGTGGTTCACCGTGCTGTTCGCCAACTTCGCCGAAGCGATCGCCGAAGGGCGCGGCAAGGCCCAGGCGGACACGCTGCGGCGCACCAAGACGGAAACCATGGCGAAGCGCTTGCGCGACGGGAAGCGTTCGGATTACGAGCTCGTGTCGGCAGCCAGCCTGCGCCGCGGCGACGTCGTGATCGTCGAGGTGGGCGATAACATCCCAGGCGACGGTGATGTGATCGAAGGCATCGCCTCGGTGGACGAATCGGCGATCACAGGCGAATCGGCGCCGGTCATCCGCGAGAGCGGCGGCGACCGCAGTGCGGTCACAGGCGGCACCCGCGTGCTGTCCGACTGGATCAAGGTCCGCATCACCTCGAACCCGGGCGAGACCTTTCTGGACCGCATGATCGCCCTCGTCGAAGGCGCCCGGCGCCAGAAGACCCCAAACGAGATCGCGCTCAGCATCCTTCTGGTCGGCATGACCATCATCTTCCTGCTGGCGACCGCGACCATCGAAATGTTCGCGAGTTATGCCGGCACCACGATCTCGGTGACCGTCCTGATCGCACTGCTGGTGACCTTGATCCCCACTACCATTGGCGGGCTCCTCTCCGCCATCGGCATCGCGGGAATGGATCGCCTGGTGAAGTACAACGTCTTGGCAATGTCCGGTCGCGCGGTCGAAGCCGCCGGCGACGTCGATACGCTGCTGCTCGACAAGACAGGAACGATCACGCTCGGCAACCGCATGGCGACCGAGTTCGTGCCCGTGAGCGGCGTCACCGAGCACGAGCTGGCCGACGCCGCGCAGCTGGCCTCGCTGAGCGACGAAACACCCGAGGGGCGATCGATCGTCGTGCTTGCGAAAGAACGCTACGGCCTGCGAGCGCGCGAGGTTGCTGATCTTGGCGGACACTTCATTCCCTTCACCGCGCAGACGCGGATGAGCGGCGTCGATCTCGACGGCGCCGAGATTCGCAAGGGCGCAGTCGACGCCGTCCTGGCTTTTGTCGCCTCGAAGAACGGCAAGCATTTCCAACCGCCCCCCGGACTGGCCACCATCGCCGACCGCATCGCCAAGTCGGGCGGCACACCGCTGGCCGTCGCCAAGAACGAGCGGCTGCTCGGCGTGATTCACCTGAAGGACGTCATCAAGGGCGGCATCCGCGACCGCTTCGCCGAGCTGCGTAACATGGGCATCCGCACCGTCATGATCACCGGCGACAACCCGGTGACCGCAGCGGCCATCGCCGCCGAGGCCGGCGTCGATGACTTCCTGGCGCAGGCCACGCCGGAAAACAAGCTGGCGCTCATTCGTCAGGAACAGGCGAAAGGCAAGCTGGTGGCGATGTGCGGGGACGGCACCAACGATGCGCCGGCGCTGGCGCAGGCGGATGTCGGCGTCGCCATGAATACGGGAACGTCGGCGGCCAAGGAAGCGGGCAACATGGTCGACCTCGACTCCAACCCGACCAAGCTGCTCGAGATCGTCGAGATCGGGAAGCAGCTCCTCATCACCCGCGGTTCGCTCACGACCTTCAGCATCGCCAACGACGTCGCCAAGTACTTCGCCATCATTCCAGCGATGTTCGTGGCCACCTATCCGCAGCTCAACGCGCTCAACGTCATGCGACTGGGCACGCCGCAGAGCGCCATCCTGTCGGCCATCATCTTCAACGCCCTGATCATCATCGCCCTCATCCCGCTGGCTTTGCGTGGGGTGAAGTACCGGCCGCTCGGAGCCGCGGCGATCCTGCGCCGCAACCTGTTCATTTACGGCATCGGCGGCCTCGTCGTCCCGTTCATCGGCATCAAGGTCATCGATCTGTTGGTCACGGCCTTGGGCTGGGCGTGA
- a CDS encoding ATP-binding protein, translated as MSVIPADEQRPSPEALLKTAAKEERSRLKIFVGAAPGVGKTYTMLEAAQERRREGLDVVVGIVETHGRVETEALLRDLEVIPRRRVEYRGTVLAEMDLDAILKRRPQLVLVDELAHTNAPGCRHPKRFSDIEELLEAGIDVYTTVNIQHLESLNDVVAQITGIQVRETVPDRFFERADELKLVDVTPEDLLQRLREGKVYMPAAAERAIRGYFRPGNLTALRELVLRHTAERVDDQMRVYMQAHAIPGVWPVTERIMVCISGGGLSERLIRAACRMAERRHADWIAVFVETAAFHRLPEAERGRVARVLRLAEQLGGEAVSIPGERVGEELVRYAERRNATELILGKPLRSRWQELWRGSPVNNIIRRSGNIDVRIISAELDRAVKRAREPFRPRPMQLRRYLSALASVTAAGVIAKILQLWLSLLDPALVFLAGVLFTAVIGGLGPSITAAFLSLLVYDFFFVQPIYTFTVTKPQDILSLLVFLAVAILISDLTARTRDQAEAARRRAERTAALYAFSRLLAGAVGIDDLLPIIVRHVAEQFLAKVIVLLLDGGHLVARAAQPPGTELSDAGRAAATWVWEHNQSAGRGTDTLPGGEWLYVPLHTARGAVGVLALHLPSPDGVMPLDQRQLLEALARQAAISIERTRVDVVLEEKAKTEAVIEAIEDGLIVLNPAGVVVHMNEVACAILDFEHEKVLGQRFEDLGTSHPHYLRLRAAVREFLAHPEREGERIDIAIFLRGRDHYYVLRPTPFRARDGSHAGLILGLQDVTFLRDQEARRESLVATLSHELRTPLTSLSMALDLLERSQPAVTLEQRTLLEAAREDVGRLHDVAQRLLDVSRIRATSIALQRQNVDLGDTIRRAIKIFTLQAQEKRITVEATIPPAGLTIVGDPTKLTWAVSNLLSNALRYTPAGGSVQVDAVSEDGRVMVSVTDTGPGIPAEQRQRIFEPFAQLAEAGEIGAAGLGLAIVRDIVQAHGGRIHLESEIGRGSRFTLELPKG; from the coding sequence GTGAGTGTGATTCCGGCAGATGAACAGCGGCCCTCGCCTGAGGCGCTGCTCAAGACGGCGGCAAAAGAAGAGCGCAGCCGCCTCAAGATCTTTGTCGGCGCGGCGCCCGGTGTCGGCAAGACGTACACCATGCTGGAAGCGGCGCAGGAGCGTCGTCGCGAGGGGCTCGATGTCGTCGTCGGCATCGTCGAGACGCACGGGCGTGTGGAGACCGAAGCGCTGCTGCGCGACTTGGAGGTCATCCCGCGCCGGCGCGTGGAGTATCGCGGCACCGTTCTGGCAGAGATGGATCTCGACGCCATCCTGAAGCGGCGCCCCCAGCTGGTGCTCGTGGACGAGCTGGCACACACCAACGCCCCGGGGTGCCGCCATCCGAAGCGCTTCTCGGACATTGAGGAGCTGCTCGAGGCAGGCATCGACGTCTACACCACCGTCAACATCCAGCATCTCGAGAGCCTGAACGACGTCGTCGCACAAATCACCGGCATCCAGGTGCGGGAGACCGTCCCGGACCGCTTCTTCGAGCGCGCCGACGAGCTGAAGCTGGTCGATGTCACGCCGGAGGATCTGCTGCAGCGGCTACGCGAAGGCAAGGTGTACATGCCGGCGGCGGCCGAGCGGGCCATCCGCGGCTATTTCCGCCCCGGAAATCTGACGGCGCTGCGCGAGCTGGTGCTGCGCCACACCGCCGAGCGCGTCGACGACCAGATGCGCGTCTACATGCAGGCACACGCCATCCCCGGCGTGTGGCCCGTCACCGAACGCATCATGGTGTGCATCAGCGGCGGCGGGCTTTCGGAACGCCTCATCCGGGCGGCCTGCCGCATGGCGGAGAGGCGGCATGCGGACTGGATCGCCGTCTTCGTCGAGACCGCGGCCTTCCACCGTTTGCCCGAGGCCGAGCGCGGGCGGGTGGCGCGCGTGTTGCGGCTGGCCGAGCAGCTCGGCGGTGAGGCCGTCAGCATCCCTGGAGAGCGCGTCGGCGAGGAGCTGGTCCGTTACGCCGAACGGCGCAACGCCACCGAGCTGATCCTCGGCAAGCCGCTGCGGTCACGCTGGCAGGAACTCTGGCGCGGCTCACCGGTGAACAACATCATCCGTCGCAGCGGTAACATCGACGTCCGGATCATCTCCGCCGAGCTCGACCGAGCTGTCAAACGCGCTCGCGAGCCGTTCAGGCCACGACCCATGCAGTTGAGGCGCTACCTTTCAGCTCTGGCCAGCGTCACGGCGGCGGGCGTGATCGCCAAGATACTGCAGTTGTGGCTGTCACTCCTGGACCCGGCCTTGGTCTTCCTCGCCGGGGTGCTTTTCACTGCCGTCATCGGCGGGCTGGGCCCATCGATCACCGCCGCGTTTCTGAGCTTGCTCGTCTACGATTTCTTTTTCGTGCAACCGATCTACACTTTCACCGTCACAAAGCCTCAGGACATCCTCTCGCTGTTGGTATTTCTGGCGGTCGCTATCCTGATCAGCGATCTCACCGCGCGGACTCGCGACCAGGCGGAGGCTGCCCGCCGGCGCGCCGAGCGCACTGCTGCCCTGTACGCGTTTAGCCGTCTGCTTGCCGGTGCCGTTGGCATCGACGACCTGCTGCCGATCATCGTGCGGCACGTGGCCGAGCAATTTCTCGCCAAGGTGATCGTACTGCTGCTGGATGGCGGGCACCTGGTGGCACGCGCCGCGCAGCCGCCGGGAACCGAACTGTCCGATGCCGGGCGCGCAGCGGCGACGTGGGTGTGGGAACACAACCAGTCGGCGGGACGCGGTACCGACACACTCCCCGGCGGCGAATGGCTGTACGTGCCGCTGCACACGGCACGCGGTGCAGTCGGTGTGCTGGCCTTGCACTTGCCGAGTCCCGATGGCGTGATGCCGCTCGATCAGCGGCAACTGCTGGAAGCACTGGCGCGTCAGGCGGCGATCTCGATCGAGCGCACCCGCGTCGACGTGGTCCTCGAAGAGAAGGCCAAGACCGAAGCGGTGATCGAAGCCATCGAGGACGGGCTCATCGTCCTGAATCCGGCCGGTGTGGTCGTGCACATGAATGAGGTCGCGTGCGCCATCCTCGATTTCGAGCACGAGAAGGTCCTGGGACAGCGTTTCGAGGATCTGGGCACGAGCCATCCGCACTACCTGCGCTTGCGCGCCGCCGTGCGTGAGTTCCTGGCGCATCCGGAACGTGAAGGCGAGCGTATCGACATCGCGATCTTCCTGCGCGGGCGCGACCACTACTACGTCCTGCGGCCGACACCGTTCCGTGCCCGTGACGGTTCGCATGCGGGGCTCATCCTCGGCTTGCAGGACGTCACCTTCCTGCGCGATCAGGAGGCGCGCCGCGAGTCACTCGTCGCCACGCTGTCGCACGAATTGCGCACTCCGCTCACTTCGCTGAGCATGGCCCTCGACCTCCTGGAGCGCAGCCAGCCGGCGGTGACCCTCGAGCAGCGCACCCTGCTGGAGGCGGCACGCGAGGACGTCGGGCGCTTGCACGACGTGGCGCAGCGGCTGCTCGACGTCTCCCGCATCCGGGCCACGAGTATCGCCCTCCAGCGGCAAAACGTCGACCTCGGAGACACCATCCGGCGCGCGATCAAGATCTTCACCCTGCAGGCGCAGGAAAAGCGCATCACCGTCGAGGCCACGATTCCACCCGCGGGCTTGACCATCGTCGGCGATCCGACGAAGCTGACGTGGGCCGTGTCGAACCTACTCTCCAACGCGTTGCGCTACACACCCGCCGGCGGCAGCGTACAAGTCGATGCCGTGTCCGAGGACGGCCGGGTCATGGTGTCGGTCACCGACACGGGGCCCGGTATCCCGGCCGAGCAGCGCCAGCGCATATTCGAGCCGTTTGCGCAGCTGGCGGAGGCCGGCGAAATCGGCGCGGCCGGGCTCGGCCTGGCCATCGTCCGTGACATCGTGCAAGCGCACGGCGGCCGCATCCACCTGGAGAGCGAAATCGGGCGGGGCAGCCGTTTCACACTGGAGCTGCCGAAGGGTTGA
- a CDS encoding sigma-54 dependent transcriptional regulator, with the protein MAAILIVDDEKNIRTHLATYIRGLGHTTEVAADAAAALDAMAQHEFDVVLSDVRMAEMDGLALLREIRRQRPETFVVLMTAYATVQQAVEAMRAGAYDYLVKPFSLDHVGLLLNRVLEVRELRRENRTLRQALQEPGLLESASPAMQRALATARQAAASDVTILLTGESGTGKNVLANATHSWSPRSHGPFVTIACTTLAEHLLESELFGHVKGAFTGAWKDKPGRLEAAQGGTVFLDEVGELPGELQSKLLRFLEEHRFERVGGSDTIDIDVRIIAATNRDLEADVRAGRFREDLFFRLNVVAIRIPPLRQRVQDLPALIDHVLAGVCARYRRNTLQLADDARRALTSYGWPGNVRELVNTLERAVVLARGELIRAEDLPDRLLAPAPAAQVAPAAPLSLEDMERRHIEQVLADAGTLEEAAARLGINATTLWRKRKRYGIE; encoded by the coding sequence ATGGCTGCCATTCTGATCGTCGACGACGAAAAAAACATCCGCACGCACCTGGCGACCTACATTCGCGGTCTCGGGCATACGACAGAGGTGGCGGCCGACGCGGCCGCGGCGCTCGACGCCATGGCGCAGCATGAGTTCGACGTCGTGCTTTCCGACGTCCGCATGGCCGAAATGGATGGGCTGGCGCTGCTGCGCGAGATCCGGCGCCAGCGGCCGGAGACCTTCGTGGTGCTGATGACCGCGTATGCCACCGTACAGCAGGCGGTCGAAGCCATGCGCGCCGGGGCGTACGATTACCTGGTCAAACCCTTTTCGCTCGATCATGTCGGGCTGCTGCTGAACCGCGTTCTGGAAGTGCGGGAGCTGCGGCGTGAAAACCGGACCTTGCGGCAGGCGCTGCAGGAGCCCGGGTTGCTCGAATCGGCGAGCCCCGCCATGCAAAGAGCACTCGCCACGGCGCGGCAGGCCGCAGCGTCTGATGTCACGATCCTGCTCACCGGAGAGAGCGGCACCGGGAAGAACGTGCTGGCCAACGCCACGCACTCGTGGAGTCCGCGATCGCACGGGCCATTCGTCACCATCGCCTGCACCACTTTGGCCGAGCATCTGTTGGAGAGCGAGCTGTTCGGTCATGTGAAAGGCGCGTTCACGGGGGCGTGGAAAGACAAGCCGGGACGTCTCGAAGCGGCGCAAGGCGGCACGGTGTTTCTGGACGAAGTCGGGGAGTTGCCGGGGGAGCTGCAGAGCAAGCTGCTGCGTTTTCTCGAAGAGCACCGTTTCGAGCGGGTCGGCGGCAGCGACACCATCGACATCGATGTGCGGATCATTGCGGCGACCAACCGGGACCTCGAAGCGGATGTCCGCGCCGGGCGCTTTCGGGAGGATCTCTTCTTTCGGCTGAACGTCGTGGCCATCCGGATTCCGCCGCTGCGCCAGCGCGTGCAGGATCTGCCGGCGTTGATCGACCACGTGCTGGCAGGGGTCTGCGCACGTTACCGCCGCAACACCCTTCAGCTCGCCGACGATGCGCGTCGGGCGCTCACGTCGTACGGTTGGCCAGGGAATGTCCGCGAGCTGGTGAACACGCTCGAGCGCGCGGTCGTGCTGGCCCGTGGCGAGCTGATCCGAGCCGAGGACCTGCCCGATCGTCTCCTCGCCCCGGCACCGGCGGCGCAAGTAGCGCCAGCCGCCCCGCTCTCGCTCGAAGACATGGAGCGCCGCCACATCGAGCAAGTGTTGGCCGATGCCGGAACATTAGAAGAGGCCGCCGCCCGCCTCGGCATCAACGCCACCACCCTGTGGCGCAAGCGCAAGCGCTACGGCATCGAGTGA
- the kdpC gene encoding potassium-transporting ATPase subunit KdpC: protein MRSQLRPAVLMTVMLTIVTGLIYPSLVTTLAHLLFPYQAGGSLLVRNSSVIGSELIGQSFSNARYFHPRPSAAGDTGYDPTSSGGSNLGPLDHRLIERVTQAVAQLRDESRTAAIPVDLVTTSGSGLDPHITPAAAEFQVPRVARERGVPEERIRTLVRRSTEGRQLGLLGEPRVNVLRLNLALDEMAAR, encoded by the coding sequence ATGCGCTCCCAACTTCGACCCGCGGTACTCATGACGGTGATGCTGACCATCGTGACCGGTCTCATCTATCCGTCGCTGGTGACGACTCTCGCCCACCTGCTGTTTCCCTACCAGGCCGGCGGCAGCTTGCTCGTCCGCAACAGTAGCGTGATCGGCTCCGAGCTGATTGGGCAGAGCTTCAGCAACGCGCGGTACTTCCACCCGCGGCCATCGGCCGCGGGCGACACAGGCTACGACCCGACCTCCTCGGGTGGATCGAATCTCGGACCGCTTGATCATCGGCTGATCGAGCGTGTCACGCAGGCGGTTGCGCAGCTCCGCGACGAGAGCCGGACGGCGGCAATTCCGGTCGATCTCGTGACCACGTCCGGCAGCGGCCTCGACCCGCACATCACGCCCGCCGCCGCCGAGTTCCAGGTGCCGCGCGTGGCACGGGAGCGCGGCGTGCCCGAAGAACGGATCCGTACCCTCGTTCGCCGTTCCACCGAGGGCCGGCAGCTCGGTCTCCTCGGCGAGCCCAGGGTCAACGTTCTGCGGCTCAATCTGGCACTGGACGAGATGGCAGCCCGGTGA